Genomic window (Paenibacillus sp. 37):
CCGACTCGCTGAGGTTTAGTATAGATAACTCCGGATCAGTAGTAGTTCTTTAGTATAAGCACATTAAGGATTATGACTTGCCTCCTAACTGGCAAGAAATTATTAAAACTCGTTAAACTAACGGTAAACAATAGCTAATAAAACCAATCTTCATTTTAAAATCCACTTATATACAAGCGTATAGAACTTGTACCAATTACCGATAAGGACAAAACAAAATCCGATTAACCAATTAAAGCCAGTCGGCAAGTCTGGAACACATTTATAAGATGTATTGAGAAGAAGAGAAAAAATAATGACCAGACAAGACTTTGGCAAAATCATATTAAGAATGCGAAGACCTAAAGCGGTTTTAGTAAGGTGATAGCTCGCAAATAAGGCTCCGATAATCCTCCCTAATTGATTGTCCCATAACTTGACTACAAGCTACGAGTCCCATCGAAGTATCTGAGAAACAACCATTTAGTATAAGTTGTGCTTGTGCTCCAGGGAGCTACAACGTTATCACGAGATCTGAATCTCTCGTTCAGCAATGTATACAAACTTCATAAATTCATTCGTTTTTATACCACTCCTTCTTCATTTGAGTCCTGTAGTATGACTTACATCGGGATAACGAAGGAGCAAAAGAATGAAGAAAACGATGATGTTAACTTTACTCATAATCATAACGGCAGGAATGATCTGGTGCAGCTGGGGGCTTGTTAGGACAGATCAGAATCACCCGGACTCTGCAGCTGGCACCAGCGGCTGGCAGGAAAACAGGCTTATTGCACATGCATTTGGTGGAGTTGACGGTGCTAACTATACCAATTCTTATGAGGCATTTATAACCAATTACAATAGAGGGTACCGTTTGTTCGAGGTTGATCTTGTGCAGACGACGGATGGGAAGCTTGTAGCCAGACATGATTGGTCGCAGAAGCTACAGCCGGACTTGGCCGCTCATCGCGGACAAAACGTAACAAAGCTTCAGTTTGCAAACTCGCTTATTATGGGAAGATTCCACCCTCTTACCCTGCCGGACATATTGCACCTGATGAAACAATATCCTGATTTCGACTTAATTGTGGACACGAAAGCAGGCAGCAAAGAGCAAATTCAGCAGCAGTTTGCGCATCTAGTCAATGAGGTTCGACGTACGGATCCTGCACTGCTCAACCGGGTTATACCTGAAATCTTCAGCCCGGAAATGTATGACACGGTTATGGGAATCCACCCCTTTCCAAACAAAATATATTCACTTTACAAAACTGGCGCCTCCGCCGAAAGTATTGTAGAATTCGTAAGGGACAAACAACTGACAGCCGTTGCCATGCCTGCATACCGCGTGTATCTAAACCCCAATTTAGTTCCAGCACTGAATAAGTTTGGGGTAAAAAGTTATGTTCATACTGTCAACAGCAGACCGGTAATGCAGATTCTGTCCAGGTTTGGGGTACATGGGTTTTACACGGATCAGGAAGAATCACCAGAGGAGCTGATGCTTGCAGACGCTCCCCCCGGCCATGTTGAATTTTCGGGATACATGAGTTCCGGATTAGCAAGTATAAGAAATATCGTGATGAAGGTGAGAAATAATGGCTATCAATAACATTCTTGTTGTAGACGATGAACCGGAAATTCGAGAAGCGCTCGTTATTTATTTGAAAAGCGAAGAAGTGGATGTATTAACTGCCTCTAACGGATTGGAGGCGCTGGAAATTCTTGAACAAGAAACCATTCATCTTATTATTATGGACAACATGATGCCGCAGCTCGATGGAATTAAAACGACATTTAAAATTCGTGAAAACAAAAATATACCGATCATTATGCTTTCTGCCAAGTCAGAAGATAGCGACAAGATTTTGGGACTCAACGTGGGCGCTGATGACTATATAACGAAGCCGTTCAATCCTCTAGAGCTGATTGCCAGAGTCCGATCTCAACTGCGCCGGTTTACGAATTTAGGTTCCTTCCAGTCAAACGGGGATGAGCTCATTCAAGTAAGGGGACTCGTGCTGAACAAAAGCTCGAAGACTGTTGAGATAGATGGAGAGGACGTCAGATTGACCCCGAAAGAATACAAAATTTTGGAGCTGCTGATGGAGAACAAGGGTAGAGTTTTCTCGATTGAAGAGAT
Coding sequences:
- a CDS encoding phosphatidylinositol-specific phospholipase C/glycerophosphodiester phosphodiesterase family protein; translated protein: MKKTMMLTLLIIITAGMIWCSWGLVRTDQNHPDSAAGTSGWQENRLIAHAFGGVDGANYTNSYEAFITNYNRGYRLFEVDLVQTTDGKLVARHDWSQKLQPDLAAHRGQNVTKLQFANSLIMGRFHPLTLPDILHLMKQYPDFDLIVDTKAGSKEQIQQQFAHLVNEVRRTDPALLNRVIPEIFSPEMYDTVMGIHPFPNKIYSLYKTGASAESIVEFVRDKQLTAVAMPAYRVYLNPNLVPALNKFGVKSYVHTVNSRPVMQILSRFGVHGFYTDQEESPEELMLADAPPGHVEFSGYMSSGLASIRNIVMKVRNNGYQ
- a CDS encoding response regulator transcription factor, which produces MAINNILVVDDEPEIREALVIYLKSEEVDVLTASNGLEALEILEQETIHLIIMDNMMPQLDGIKTTFKIRENKNIPIIMLSAKSEDSDKILGLNVGADDYITKPFNPLELIARVRSQLRRFTNLGSFQSNGDELIQVRGLVLNKSSKTVEIDGEDVRLTPKEYKILELLMENKGRVFSIEEIYERVWNELIFTSENTVAVHVRNIREKIEINPKDPKYLKVVWGIGYKIEKK